ATCTCAAGAAACGGTACATCGAAACCTCCCGCGAAGGTTTCCACCTCGCTATGGATGTTTCCGCATATTCTCTGGTCAGCCTCTGCAATGCATACGAAGACATGATCAAGCCCGGCGGTTCCGTCATGGCTATGACCTATCTCGGATCCAGCAGGGTTATCACCAACTATAATGTAATGGGTGTTGCAAAAGCGACCCTTGAAGCATCCGTGCGCTACCTTGCCGTAGATCTCGGCGAGAAAGGCATCCGCATGAATGCCATCAGCGCAGGTCCCATCAAGACCCTCGCCGCTTCGGGCATTTCCAGCTTCAAGGATATCTTCCGCCACATTGAAGAACGCGCACCGCTCAAACGCAACGTAACCACCGAAGATGTCGGTAAAACCGCCGTCTACTACGCATCCGACCTTTCCGCCGGTGTTACCGGGGAAACCCACTTCGTGGATTGCGGCTACAACATCCTCGGAATTTAGTTAGAGATTTGATGCGCTTCGCGCTTTTTGACGAACGGATTTCGCCTCCGGCGGCCAAAGGGACTAAGCCCCTTTGGAATCCCTAATTGTTTTTATTCTGTTTTTGAACTTAAAAAGCCGGAGGCATTTTAGCTTCCGGCTTTTTTATTTTTCAGATATAGTCTCATTCCTGCTTGACAGGACTGAGTGAAGGGAATACACATCCCTTTTGCCTTGCCCTTATATAGGAAAGGGCCATAGACCATAAGGAGGAGTTAATAATGCTCAGAAAGTATGAAGTACTTTTGCTTTTGAGCCCCGAACTTGCTAGCGACAGCCGCAAGGAAATCGTAGAGGGACTCATCGCAATTATCGACCGCGAAGGCGGTAAAATGGATGAGATCGACGAT
This Desulfovibrio sp. JC010 DNA region includes the following protein-coding sequences:
- a CDS encoding enoyl-ACP reductase gives rise to the protein MLLKGKKALIFGVANKKSIAYGIAKQFQEQGAELAFSYVNDAIKKRVEPISEELGGAFTFQCDVQDDASIAASVEEVKEKWGEFDILIHSVAFANREDLKKRYIETSREGFHLAMDVSAYSLVSLCNAYEDMIKPGGSVMAMTYLGSSRVITNYNVMGVAKATLEASVRYLAVDLGEKGIRMNAISAGPIKTLAASGISSFKDIFRHIEERAPLKRNVTTEDVGKTAVYYASDLSAGVTGETHFVDCGYNILGI